AGGGCTCGGGATCGAGGAAGCGGTTGAGGACGTTACGGCTCACCGCCGCCACGTTGTTGTCGTAGCCCGCGGCGCTCAGACTCCCCGACCAGGCGATCGAGCCCACCGAGAACACCGCGCCACCTCCGGCGGTCTCGTAGAACACCATGTCGGCCCGGATGCGGTCGGGATCATCGGGATTGCTGGGCGGCAACGTATCGACCAGGGAGGTGACCATCAGGTCGTACAGGTTGGAGTGGCCCTCCGAAGAGGCGACCACCAGAGCATGCCGAGGGGTGCCCATGAGGGCGTCGGCACGGTCGATCTCGTATCCGGCCGCCCCGCCCATGAGCAAACCGAAGTCGCCGATGAGTTCGTCGTCCACTCCCTCGAAGATGAAGGCGGCGCGCTCATCCTGGGAAGCAGGAGTGCGCCGGTAGTAGGAGCACTCGTCGAATCCCTGGGTTATGAAACACACCCCCAGGAAGGTCTCGGGGGGACGGCCCGCCCAGGACCAGGTACCGGCGCGCTCCCCGGAGAACGAGAGATGCCCCTGGCTGACGTCGGCGGCCCACAGGCGGGGAGCGTCGGGCCGGCGCACCTCGACGATTCCCGAGCGGGTGGGGTGATAACCGGTCACCCAGTACCAGCCGTTGCCTCCCAGGTACATCATCCGCCCACCCTGCCTGACATGGTCCTCGGTGGCGTCGAACATCTGGGTGCTGAAGTATTCGGGATGGGAACTGGTGATGACCACCCGATAAGGCGCCAGGGCGGACAGGCCCTCGCGGTGCACATCCTCGTCGGTGATCACGTCGTAGTCGTACCCGTCCTCCTCGAGCCAGGAGACCAGCAGCATGTCCTGGCAGAACTTGTAGATGCGGCCCTTGGGGCGGAAATTGGTGACCGGGCGCCGCATCGAGGCATAGACGACGGTGCTCCCGTCGGTGTGGCTGTCGTAGGTGGAAGAGCCGATCTCGGGGAACCGGAGCATCAGCAGATCGGTGTCGTCCAGCACCGTCAACCGGCCGTGGATCAACTCGTTCCAGGGGAAGACGACCCGAAGCCTCAGGTTGGCGTAGGCGCCGTAGGTGGCGGTGGCGAGCAGCAGCACCGCGTCGGCCTCCCTGCCGGGAGTCGGCCGCACCACGAAGGGCACGTAGAACTCGGCGTCGTCGGCCCGAAGGCGAGCCGCATAGCATCCGCTCTTCCAGTCCTCGGGTACCACCAGCGTGAAACTGGTCCGCCACCGGGCGTCGTCGACGTCGTCGTCGTGAAAGTGGATGGCGCCGTACTGCTCGGTCCGCAGTTGCCAGTTGTCGGTCTCACCCGCCCAGTTGGAGCCTCCCACCGCGCGGGTGGGCAGGTTGACCGTCTCTCCGTGACGGCCGTTGCCCGACACGTCGGTGACCGAATCGGTGTCGATACCGACCGAGAGGTCCCAGTCTGCATGCGCTCCTCCCACCGGCGCCGGACCGGCCACCTGCGAAAGGAGGGAGATGTCCTCACCATCCAGCAGTCGGGCGTAGACCCGGGGCCTCTCGATCCGGCCATTGAAAGAGAGCACGGTGTGCTCAACGCCGCGGTCGTCCACGTCTCGGACGGCGCCTATGTGGAAGTGGCTTCCTCCCGATGCTCCGGGCGCCGCCCCCTCCATCCGCTCTCGGGATGACAGGGCGGATTCGAGGCGATGGGTCTCCATTCCCCAGGCGTGGAACTCCACCGTGCCGCCGTCAGGCTCATAGGTGACGGCCACCGCCGTCCAGCGGTGCTCCACCGGGGCAATCGAACTGGTGACGATGGCCGTGGACCCCCCACTTCCGACCGCCAGGGCAAGCGCCCCGTCCTCAAGGATCAGGCTGAGGCCCGAGTCGTCGGTGGGACTGTGGGTGCCCAGGATGCCCTGGCGACCCGCCGATGCCAGGGTGGGAAAGATGTTGGCGCTGAGGGTTACGCCCCCACCAAGGGGAAGACCCTCCGGCATCGGGACCCGCACCGCCGAGCCGGGATGGATGGGCTGCCACTCCGTTGGATAGTCACCGCAGACCTCGGTACCGAGTTCGATCTCGCAGAAGTCCGGACAGTCCTCGCCCAGACCCACCTCCGGAGCGATCAGCCGCACGATGTCCGCTCGGTAGGTCTCCGGACCCAGTGCGCTCACCTTGAACTCGATGGGCTCTCCGGGCCGCACGCTCTGGCGGTCCGCGTACCCCATGACCGCGGCCTTGACGCTCACGACTCCGCTCCCGGGTCGGCGCCGAACATCTCCTCCCAGCGGCGGCGGAACACGAAGTACTCGGCGTCTTCGATGGTGGTGAAGACGTGCTCGGGCAGAGTCTCGGTGGTCAATGGGTAGGTGTCGCTGAAACGGGCCAGCGTCCACTCCGAATGAGGGCCGGTCAGCTTCAGGAAGTACTTGCCGGTGATGGGACCGCCGCGCATGTATTCCAACAGCGCCTGCAGGTCGGGAGAGTGCTTGCCGAACGGCTGTCGCCGGAATTCCTCCCACAGATCGCGGCGGGAACCGTCGATGCCGGCAGGAAGTCTGGGGCGTTTCAGAAAGTCGGACATCTCTTACCATCCCATGGTACACATCTTTGGCGGATCCCCCTTTTCTGGGGAATTGCCACTTTGGTAGTTTTTTTCCCCTTTTTCGGGAGACGCAATCTGCATATTGCCTATCCTGACTCTCAGACGTCTTGTCGCGTACGGGCATAACGACGACAAAGGAGCATTCTGATGAAGAGACTGATCGCACTGCTGGCGGTCCTGGCCATGGTTGCGATGGCCTGTGGAGATGACACTTCGGAAGCTGATGCCGCCGCCGCGGCCGCGGCCGCAGCCGAAGCCGCCGCCGCGGCCGAAGCCGAAGCCGAAGCCCGCGCCGCGGCCGAAGCACAGGCAAGCGAAGCACAGGCGGCAGCCGACGCCGCCGCAGCCGACGCCGCGGCCGCGGCCGCGGAAGCTGCCGAAGCGCAAGCTGCCCTGGATGCGGCCAAGGCGGAACTGGAAGACACCAAGATGGCCGCCGAAGAAGGCGATGAAGCAGCCATGGAAGCGTTGGCTGAGGCCGAAGCGGCCGCAGCCGAAGCCGAAGCAATGGCAGCCGAAGCCGAAGCGGCCGCAGCCGAAGCCGAAGCAATGGTAGCCGAAGCCGAAGAGGCAGCGGCCATGGCCGAGAAGGAGTTGGAAGAGGCCGCAATGGCAGCGGAGATTCCCCGTGGTGGGACTCTCGTCATCGCCCAAACGGCCGATCCAAACCAAATGCATCCCAACCGGTACGGATCCACAGCTGGCCGCAACGTCGTCACCAACATGTATGAAACCCTGGTTGAGTTCGACCTGAACACCTACGAGATCAGGCCTTTGCTGGCCACTCACTGGAATGTCTCAGAAGACGGTCTGACGCATGAATTCCATATTCGTCCGGACGTGGTCTTTCACGACGGCTCGGATCTGGACGCCGTTGACGTTGTTCGCTCAATCGAACGCGCGCAGGAGCCCGGGGCGGGAAGGACAGCTTCCTTGCTGACTCGAGTCGCGGAAGTCGTAGCGACTGGCGACCTCACCGTGGAGGTTCGACTCTCAGAGCCGGATCGCATATTGCACAGCACGCTGATCGACGTGTATATATCGCCTGCCGAGGACATCGACTTGAACGCGACGCCTATCGGCACCGGCCCGTACAGGTTCGTCTCCTGGGAGAAAAACCAAAAGGTTGTCATAGAGCGCAACCCCGACTACTGGGGCGAGGCTTACCTGGACAGGATCGAGTACGTCACCGTTCCTGATGAGAGCGTCCAGTCGCTTCAGCTTCGATCCGGCGAGGTCCACATGCTGGCCCAGGGTCCGTTGCCCGAGTTGGCAGCCCTCAGCGAAGCGGGC
This genomic window from bacterium contains:
- a CDS encoding ABC transporter substrate-binding protein; this encodes MKRLIALLAVLAMVAMACGDDTSEADAAAAAAAAAEAAAAAEAEAEARAAAEAQASEAQAAADAAAADAAAAAAEAAEAQAALDAAKAELEDTKMAAEEGDEAAMEALAEAEAAAAEAEAMAAEAEAAAAEAEAMVAEAEEAAAMAEKELEEAAMAAEIPRGGTLVIAQTADPNQMHPNRYGSTAGRNVVTNMYETLVEFDLNTYEIRPLLATHWNVSEDGLTHEFHIRPDVVFHDGSDLDAVDVVRSIERAQEPGAGRTASLLTRVAEVVATGDLTVEVRLSEPDRILHSTLIDVYISPAEDIDLNATPIGTGPYRFVSWEKNQKVVIERNPDYWGEAYLDRIEYVTVPDESVQSLQLRSGEVHMLAQGPLPELAALSEAGMVIASPPSGNTGLYHFHVNTRRDIWSNPLVRQAVSMAIDRPALQRTLLGHMQVISNPMESNAQFFNPDAASYNAPDVEGAKAVLASAGYADGFDGGEMIVCDTDPEHTWLAEAVQEQLRSGLNVQIELNIMDVATYIDRTLPTHTNDPDQLGLYDLAQCAMVPKPDEYDLLNHPYNKLFVETMGWIDHKPEFFELLASARSIASNTEYKEAIYQLQVWAMEEQPQIVLGGRLNPIPHSPDVKGFISHTQGTLYLTNVYLADGG